Below is a window of Musa acuminata AAA Group cultivar baxijiao chromosome BXJ3-11, Cavendish_Baxijiao_AAA, whole genome shotgun sequence DNA.
ACCAAATTGATGAAAAATTAGTTTAGTTTCAGCCTGGGGTTAGAGAAATTTAAACTTGACTGAATGTAGATCCAGTCCGATGAAATCTATTAAAGGTCCCTCATGGTAAAATCCATTTACCATTTACTTATGTTGCAATTCTATTGATTTATATGTTTACATTTAGTTAGAATCATCATAAACCACTTCGTGAAAGAAAAAACACAGCCACAGACCAAGTTAAAGATTTAACCAAGTTTCGCTATTTCTCTTCATAATGTGTAATAAAAGGAGCATCATGTGAGTAAAGGAACCTGAACTGTACAGTTTATCTCAGGCAAGTATTCACAGTCTAGCTAAAATAGTCAAAGACTCGAATTTCTACAAAAAGGGGCAACACATGACTAGAGAGAAGGCTCAAATGCCAAAGATAAAAAGAATCTTGGCAAAAATCAAATAACACCAACTAGATATTTACAAAACTGGAAGAAAATCTGATATGGCTGTGATTTTCAATAGATGATTAAATGGCTTCTGTGACAGTTCCCAATATCTCTGCATCTCTACTGAAATGCTTATGCAAATCCAACCATCCAAAAAAATCAATATATCAATCAGAAACATCACCTAAGTACAGCAAATTGTTCTCTGAGTACACTGAAAAATCAACAAATTGAGGtttccagagttcaattttgttcTGTAATTGAGTTATTGAAGGATAGTTAGACCATACTAAGGACAGGAAAAGGTCAACCAGATAGGAGGCACAGTGACACATGACTTTTGGTACAATTGAACATTAGTTACCCATAAGAATTTTGCCTTTAGAAGTCAAAATTATGTTAAAGAATACTGATATAAACACAAACGATGCTCATAGTACAAAAACAAAGATTGATGAAAAAGCCACGTAGCCGAGTAGCAAACCCCACAACAACCAGAAATGTTTAGTTctgtgaatctctctgtgaattttCTTCTGGCTGTAACATTGCTCCACTTCAAAGCACTGCACAAGAAATGTAGAGACTAGAACTACATATTCAAGCCTAGAATAGAAAAGGCATGCCACAACTAGTGGAACTAATCAAGCAAATGAGAACAAACTACTTACAAAACGAGATTAATGTGGTCCAACAAAGAAACTCAATTACACTGCTTGCTGTGAGAGAGAAATTAACTTTTTTTAGTAGAAATAAGACAAGATCTAGTTGACCATTCCTACAAGGCCAGATGTAGACAAATATAAATTATGCATATCAACACTCTGTAGAACGGACTTGTAAAACAGATCATTTGGGACATTGAAACATAGAATGATCATGTTCaacttaaatatatatttagctCACCAAGGTTGTTCTAAAAACATGCTCAACCAATCCAAACACCACAACCAGCTTCATATGATCAAATAACAGACTACATTGCCCATGGATGACCTCATGCGAGAATACCTTTAACAAGAGCCTAGAAAAATGGCTCTCCTATTTTTTGAAAACAAGAATTTTGAACTTACTAGTAGCAATAATAAGCACTACAATATTCAACATATTTTGCAAACACCGACTAGAAAAAAAGACATTCAAACGATAAAATGTAAATTAATTTAACATAGACTAATTTCAGACCTGTGTTCCGTCGGTTCATGACTATGAACTGAAATCTTGGCTGTGCATTCCTGCAAGTATGCACTCATTTGTAACAATTTGCTGATCCATCGAAATCAAGAAATGCCAAACTAGAAACAAAATAATTTATCACATTCCAATATTAGTACAGACCTAAGCGATCAAGATTCTCAATCAAAGTCAGTACTCAAAGAAAACATATCAACAAATTAACCGTCCGATGGACGCTTCTTTTCACATAAGAATATCTAAGTTGAAATCGGAAGTAAAAAGTAACTACAACGACGGAAGCTAGAGTTTGATGGAGCAGGAAGAAAAGAATCATGATAGAACGCAAATCTAGGTAACAGAATACCGAATCATTCAACCAGCATCAGCGAACACACCAGACGAGCCAAAACAATACACAGAAACTTCAAATTCGGAGGAAAAAAATAACATCGACAACGACACATCCTAGCAGCAAGATCCGCAGTTACCTCTTGATAACGAAGAGCGATCCCTCGACATCCTTCCGGCTCTGAACAAACATAAAAAACAAGTCATGAAAACCCTAGATCAAACGGCGCAAACCTGAACAAAGGCCAGCCGGAAACAGGATCGAAGAAGAAAGGGAGAGGTGGGTTCCGATCGAGGCGCACCCATTGATTGAGCTCGATGTTGAACTCGTAGAAGGTGACGTGGGTGGCGGTCATGAGGATCTCCTCCACGAAGGGATCGATCCGCTGGAGGACGGTGAGGTTCAAGGCCTTGGTGCTCTTCTGATCGAGGTTGGGCATTAACTTCCCGCTCTGCGTCATCCTCGCGGCTCACGGTGACAAAACCCTAATCAAGAGGAACCCCTGACAACAGCTGGAGCACCGATCGACCGAGCCGGAGAAGAGGGAAGAGATCAGGATCGATGGGATGAGGCAAGGGTTGGAATTAAGCGAGATCGCGAGGGGAGAGAGTCGGGGCGGGGGAGCCAAAGCGGCCAAGAGAGGAGGTTTTATAGGACTTCGGGTACACATATCAAAGAGATACTTTCCCGACACATTAATTTCGCACGAGCAAAGACTAGCTGAATTGTTACTAGCGGAGTAAGTGTACTATCGTGGCCCCACATGGGGAGTCTGTGAGAGAATCATGATTTTGTGGGTGGAAGACACGAGTCATTCTGCAACCTATGTGTATGGGAACAGTGGAATCTCCGAAACGGCAGTTACCTTTTTCGACTTTATGGAATGACCGAAATGCCCCTTTCATAGCGACTTCGGCGTCACGCCAAATGCTCGTGCGATGAGGATCTACAAACGACGGTGAACCAGATGTGGCATCTTAACCGTCCGTCTGATCTCCTCTCACATTTTAGCCGTCCATTACACGATCGCACCGATCGAATCCCGACGGTACAGCTCACGTGACAGTAGTACAGAAGTGGGAGGCGTCGCCGTGGGATGCTGGCTCAAGGCGTTCTTTTCTGGGTACTTGTCACGTTAAACAGCTAAGAATCGAGAAAATAACATTTCATTAAGAAAATTCTATTTATGTTAAACAAGTATTTAACATTGCCTTATAAAAGTCACCGACCCGAATGGCACCGCTAGCCGGTTCCCAAGAGGTGATACAGTGATGCAATAAGGATCGGAAGGCTTGATTATACGATGGAAGCCACCGTGAAGGTATTAACAGGACAATCCAAATAGAGGAAGAACAAAGATTTTTTTTCAAGTAAATGACGAAGACATGATACGACTAGGATAATTGacacttaaaaaaaataaataaattttcgaACCCTTAATTTTTAATAAGAGAATTTGATATATCATAACCAGATTAATAAAGGTGTTAAAAACATATCAATTAAAATTTCAAACCTAAAATCTGATAGATCACAAccagtttattttattttaaaagaacaaaaaacGTAGATGAGATTCGAATCCAAAATCTTAttataaattatcaaaaaaaatttaccCTAACTGATATcagaacaaaaattaaaaactcGAGTCTTGACTATAAGGAAAGATAGTTAATTCACAGAAAGAAGCAGAAACAACACAACATATTAGCGAGAAAATGAAACTTATTTAGAAAGATGCATTTTACTTCTTTCTGTATCGATAACAGTGCAGTGCAAAGTAGGTAAACATGGAAACTGTAAATTGGTCAGTTCACCATCTGGTTAACAGACAAGCCTCAGTCGATAGCTTCTTCAGATTTCTTTGGTTTGGACAAGAGATACCAACCGAGACCACAAACAGCTGCAACTGTCCCAGCAAGAACGGCATAGTTGCGGTTCTTGTCAGTTGAAACACTAGCTGTTGATGACCCTGGAGGTGTGCCGGGCTTCACATCAGCTGCTGGAGTTTCTGGTTTTGCTGGGGTTTGCTCTCCTGGTTTCGGTCCCTGAAAACAAACTTGCTTAGACATCGTGACAAAGATCTGGAGATAATAGTTTATTTGATTACAAGAAAATCTCTAGTAGCTCATTGGAACATGAAGTATGCATTAATAGTATTGAAGCTGAAAGACTTGGAAATCATGCATTTGACAATATATTAAATGCCTTCGGTGCTATCCATCTTTTAGTTTCCTGGGAGAAAAATCTAAAAGAACGGGTACCTCATCAGGGAAAAATAAAAGTCATGACAGTGGAATCATGTATCTCCTTATTCTTACATGTCCTCTCTTTCAAAACAGAACAGTGCCCAATAGTGAaagtaaaaaagtaaaaaaaaaaaacagagatgAATTGGTAACCATACCTTATGCGCAAGCTTCGCTAACTTTTCTTGCTCGATTTTCTGCAGCAAAAAAGTAAATTATTACAAGTCAGTTTGCCTGCCAACAGGTTAAAAGAATTTCTCATACTGCAAATAGGAGTCATCTGTTTTCAGTTAAGGTCAAATCAAAGTGAAGATTGAAAAAGATATCTAATCAAAGTGAAGATGTCTGTTTGCCTGCCAGGAGGAGTCTGTTTTCAGTTAAGGTTTTCAGTCAGTGTTGCTATCACTTTTAGCAGGACCATAATATGTGTCAGTGGTGGCATAAACATCACAAATTTCTTACAATCATTATGAATATGGAGAATAAGCATGCAACTAAGTGGCCAATCCAACCAACTGGACTTCAAGGACTTCATTGGACTTTTTTGCACTTGAGCTTAATCAATCTAATCTGCCTTGAATTTAGACTGAACTCTCATCGTTCTGCCAGGAAATCTAAGCAATAAAGTAAAGACCTATCCCGTACTCATTATAAAACAAAGAACCACACTTTCTCCAGTGACTCATCCCCTTACCGAGCTCTACATGTTTATCAAGTTTTTCCCAACTTGGACCTAATGACATGTTTTCCTCAGCTTTTTCCCCTATGGAATCCCATTTGCAAGCCCCCAAACAGCTTTTCCCAACCACGTGGATCTCAATGAGATCAAATCAAATTGATGTCATTGTTTTTGGTTGTCTCAGTGTGGTACACAAAGTGCCACAGATTAAAGAAATGCTATGATAGTTTATCCAAGGTGGACAATGAGCTGGAGTTATCCAAGCCGAGGTTGTCTCAGCTCAGGTGCTCCAAAAAAATGTGCTTCAAAATGGAACCTGCAAAACAGGTGGGACATCGAGATTGTGTCTATTTGAGTCATCTGACAATAAGCCAAAGCAAGAATAACCCAAATTATGGATTATAGGACACCGAATCCAATGAAGAGGAGATACAGTCCACTTGTACTTCTTGAGGAGGCCTAGCGTAAATAACTTATCAGATTATTGAGGTAGATTTGTTAATAGCATGGCAAGTGACTAAGCACCACTTTGGATGGGGCACAACAGAATTTGTTGTACATTTTAAACTGATTTTCTAATATGTCATATTGTCCACATGTTGCATATTCTTTTACAAGTTTTCTGGGCTCTGAATTGACTCAATATTTCCCATTTATCAATCTTCTCCTAGAAATAGGGGTTTGTTGGTTCAATTTTAGTCTTTATTTTAAGAACTGCATCTCCAAATATCTCATAGATTTTGGGGCCTTTAATCATGCAAGATCTCACACTTcccatttatattttttttacagttgtggtttatttttttctcaaaataatccAACAAGCAACAGTTAGACCTTTTAGTGTGACTATAAACCTGATATTATACAGAGAAAATAAAGAAGCAAGAGCTCAGGATGATAATGCTGGATCAAACCCGGGGCTGGCAAAAATTACAGAAGAAAGACCACTTTGTTGTATTTTGTCTTATCCAATCCAACCAACCTGAATTGTACCCTTACCTAATGAGAAGGCAAGCATATGCATTCTAAAAGAGTGCGAGTGAGTAGGTTGAAATCCTTGGACTCAGACACCAATATCTAATGTAATGGTTTCAGAAGAAAGAAAATGTATATTTTTTGTTGCTCTTTTATTTCAAGTCACAACTATAAGACAGCACTATCAAATCAAATTTGATGGTTCCAACACAATGTCTGCTTTGGCCTAGACGATGGTCTGTACTCCTAGATTCTTATTATGCTTGGCCATATTGGTATGCAAAAATGAGAATTTATAAATCCTACATCAACATGTAATACAGAATCTTAATGCTAATAATTTTGAACATGCATCATCCATAACAACTGCACTTGGTGCAATTATGTAGTACATCACCATAGATGAAACATGAAACCTTGAATATGATACATACCTGCTCAATATTTGGAAATATGGTTCATGTAGGACATTTACTTCTTTGAAGTCTATAAGACAGACAAACCACTCCATCTTAATGCTTGAAACTAGACATGAAGGTATAGCAACCACAACCATCCACTTGAAGAATGAAAATTACAGGGTACTACGAAATGATGCTCTCACTGTCCAATCTACGAATAATAAAGAGACTGTTCCATTCAAGTAACTGCAATGTACTACTGGTCATGGTAGATTAAATTAGTAATCATTTGATATAATCAGAATAATGGAACAACAGTGAATTATTTGTCGACAAGGGAATTTCAAGTAAGAGAATATGATCAACAACTCTACAACATACAAAATTTAGATGCAGGAGCAAAGACATCTACAAATGCCAAAAAATGATGTACAACATAGGTTAAGCAACAGTTGCACCAAATGAAGACAAAGTGTTTAACATAGCATGGACTATCAGGAAAACACAACAAATGATTTATCAATTTAAACTTAAGATACACAGTATTGTAGCACAAGAATGAGAATGAAATCCTTATAAAATAATGAAGCTTTTTGTATAAGAATTTTCAAAAGCAAGAATGGAATATGTTGTTGTTGATATTTATAATAGAATAAATAGTTTCATATTTGTTATCCAACAACACCAGGTATGACCATTCAGATTCCTTCTTAGCTAGATTAATCATCTTCCTCTAGACAAATAACTTCTCAACTAGTTGTACCTTATATGCAATGCCTTCTCCTCCAGTTGCAAAGAAGAAATTTTGGGTACAGAAACCATCATTGACATCAAACCTCAAAAGATGGCCAAGAAAGCATCCATAATATTCATTTTAATAGGACTTATTtgcattcaatcatatcatgcatgtACAACCCACTTGTCATGGTAATAGCGGGTCACACAACATTTGCCACTCGTTCCAATGGTATAATGTCAATGGAAATGCCATCAGAAATTAGTCCATAGGTTGCCCACACAGGCTTCACGCATCCACATAAATGGAGCATCCCAAGTTCTTCTTGCTTTCCTCCAAAAATTTCAGTCTATTCAGATCTCGTTACGCGCTTACTTTGCACTACTATTCATGGATTCATCCACATAATATTCAACATCTATTCATAAGGAAATGATCCGTTCATCAAGAATATATAGTACGATAAATAAAAATCTGCAGAACGAAAGTATCACACAACTAGAAGCAGCGAATCCATAGAAGTTTCTCAACAGCCGtaacatacacacatacatatcaCCATTAAATGTCAAACTCAGCATGTAAAAGTGAAACCCCAGCAGCAAAACATTCATAAGATAACAGGCCATCCGCAGTAAGAGAGCGATTAAAGTggataaaaatgaagaaaatgaaaCCAGATAAATCTGAAGGATCAGATCAAGGAGAGAGGACCTTGATGTAAACGTTCTCCGCTGCCTTCTCCTCCTCGCTGAGGACCTTGCCGCCGGAGGAGAGCCTCCGAGCGACGTACCTCGCGGCGATCCTCGCCGCCATGGCGAATCCCAACCCAAGGGTTTCTCGACCTCAGAGATGGAAATGGGGCCACAGGTAACCAACCCTTCTCTCCACTCTCCAAAGAACCAAGGGGAGCAGTGTGCCCCTTTTAATTGTATTATATACCGTAAATACCCTTCCCTTGCGCCGAAATATCTAACCCACCACTACGTGTTCTCCCACTCTTCCGTCCGTACAACCTAATCTGACGAACAACAAGGAGGGTCGCGCGTTTTTGACGGTCTGGATCTTTTTGATCGAGCGATCGAGTCACCGTCGCGAAACCGATTATGATGGGCCCCGCTTGGGCCCATGAAACTCCTGGCCCAGTACACTACTCGCTCAATCAGGCCGTTGGTTGTGTTTGAGATGCGTGTAACCGCATGATCAGTGGCTCGGATCTTAGTAGAGACCTCAAATTCTGTATCATGACATTCCCATAATACCCCTCAAGATTCCCACACGAGCGATCGAGATTGTGGTGTGTAACACTACAGTCGATCGCTTTGTCACAGTACAGAGATTTCAAGCGAGCTATAGAGATTTCAACAACTGAACAAGTACAACATTACAGTGCTGAGATCATGAAAGCAAGCGACCGATTCAATTCAAGCACAACCAAAGGCAGTCAATAGAGATCACCTTCTTTGTGAGTGTGGATGATGCAATCTGATCTCGGGTAGGAGATGCAGGTGAGAACATAACCCTCTGCCATTTGTGAGTCGTCAAGGAAGGATCCATCGGACTGATCAACGTTGCCGGTGCCGGACACCGTCGGACCTGCACAAGTATAGCATGCTCCAGCTCGGCAGGAGTAGGGCAGCTCCACTCCTGCAGTCTCGGCCGCGTCCAGAATGCAGGTATCATCCGCAGCATCAAGTTCATGTTCTTGGCCCTCTGGGCCAATGAGTTTCTTCACCTTGTAGACTGTCATTGCAGCTGCTCAGAAGAAATTTGATGTCTTCAGGTCTGATGCTTCCGAGATACACTTCAAGGAGCTAAGGGAAGATGGGCTCTTGATCAGTGGAGATGATGGTCAACATTTTATGTCACTTTTCAGCATGCAGATGGATGGGGAATAAGCAGTGGCCATTGTGccagctgaagaagaagaagaagaagccaaaaACAGGTCCTGCTAGAATTCTCCAGCAAGAATATCCAAATCAATTTTGTTACTCAAAAGTAGGAGAGAAGTTCCTGTATTGCAGGAGCAGTAGTATGGATATGAAGATTATAATGAAACATTAGAATAAGAATCATTTCAAGTAATGTTGGCATTTCCAATCATTTCATGCAGACAATACGTGTCATGATCCGATTTAATTGATCTATTAATTTCGTTTgacataaattatttaattaaaataaaattaataataatatatcgattagattcttataaatcaattataattttacttatgttataattttttttgctcAAAGTTTCATGCATAAATAATATGTCAACTTTTATACCAAATATCAAAGTCTATAAATTAATTgatctattaattttattttaacctATATCACTagtcaaaatatttaaactaaaattaataataatacatcgAGCGAattcttataaattaattttaatcttatTTACTTTTAATATAAAACTGATTATATGCACCGCCCCCATCCCCGACGAATCTCATCGGCGAGCGATGTCGAGGTACGCGTTGCAGCGTATGGCGCCGTTGCTCCACGGCCGGATGCAGCTACGGTGGTACCCAAGACCGCTGAGCTCCGCCGCGGAGCAACCCTCCACTGACGCGGTCCACATGACGGATAATTGCATCCGAGtagtcactctctctctctctctctctctctctctctctctctctctctgtctctctctctccattagtTCGCATACAGCTGTTCTAATTAGGTTTTTGATTCCTGTTTCCCCCTTACCCTTACCGTGAGATTTTTCGCTGCCATCAGCTGATGATTTTACCGAGAAATTAATGCGAGATTTTGAAACCACGAGAAATCAATCTTAGCATGTAATTGATGGATTTTGCATTCATATGTTGACGAATCTAAATCTAAAAAAAGGCATACTTTTGTGAAGCTAAATCTTCTaaaaattgtttctttttttttttgttgttgttgatgataTCCGTTTGTTGAAGAGACTGAAGGAGTTGCATACCACGGGATCGTCAAATGAAGGCAAGATGCTGCGGTTAGGTGTGGAAACTGGTGGATGCTCTGGATTTCAATACGTCTTTTGCCTAGACGATAAGAAAAATGAAGATGATAGGTTGGTTGTTTTGTAGCTTATTTGTATTGAAACTATAACATTATGCCGTGTAATACAAtggcatgttcataccttgtgTACTTCCTTGGACGTTCTTTagggtttttgataaggatggcgtTAAGTTGGTGGTGGACAATGTCTCCTATGATTTTGTCAAAGGTGCTACTGTTGATTATGTCGAGGAATTGATCCGTTCGGCATTCCTGGTAAGCTTTTAACTTGGTCGGAAATGCATCAGTAGTACACTTCACGTCAGATGATGGTCACTTCATTTTATAGGGTTGTATGCTTAGTATGTAAACAAGCTTAGCATTTGTTGTATCTAATGTGATAAATTTGTAAGACCAAACCTTGTTCTGTTAGCTTTCTTGAATTGTTTTAGCATTGTTTTCCATGTTGAAATTTGTTCATGATCATGCTCACTtctcaaaatttgatttttagtagCTTGTTCAtagttattccttttgatctgctGGTCTCAAAGAATATGGTGGACGAGATGATTAGTGGATCTTCTTGATATGACTTTTACGAGTATCTTACCTCTTAAGAAAATGAAGCTTCAACCAACCAATCAACCAAAAACACAATGCATCCATTATTTAGGAGAATTGAACACTAAAACAATTGGAGCGTATCTTTAACTAAAGTGAGATCAATTGGCTTATGTAGTTGTACATCGAAGATGGAAACCTAAGATGGCACTAGGCTTACCATTAATATATCAAATCAGAGGACAATCAAACATTAAATTTGTGAAAAACTGTCATTGATAGACTAGCCATCAAACAGAAGAGGCAACATGAAATCATTGTAAGTAATTATTATAATAGATCCCCTATGTGTGATAAATTCTCGTTTTGTTTCTTGCCAAATTAAAACTCTGATGCACACCCAATCTTGGTACTCTTTCAGTCTGTATTTAACACTGCCAAATTGTAAATTTGAACTACATTAATGCCTTCGATGCTTAGATCATACCCAAGCCTAATCAGTGGATGTAGACTTTGGTCAAGCATGATTACTTGATCACTGGTGGTGAAATTCTCCATTGTGTAATGGGGTTTCAATGCTGGTTGGTTGATCATGGTAAATTAGTTTATTCATAAGAAGTGCCATTATTACTATTTGTGTATTAAATTGTTGAGGTCATTTTGACAGATGTTTGCTATCGAAGGGACTTCAATGTCATTTTTTGTTAGGTTTTTTTGGTGCAATTAGAACTATTTCAGAAGAGAGACACTTATAGGCTGAAAATATGGAAATCTTGTTCTCTTAGTTCTTCGTATGCTACATATTTGACCATCACAATGAGAATCAATCAGTAGCAAAATTCAATATGGTGAAGATAAGAAATCTGCCTCTTCAAATTTACCATCCCACATGTGCTTTGTCAAGTAAAATAACTGATTAATCATGATTACGGCAATACGTTTTCCACTCAGGTGTCAATGGCAGAACTCCTAGAGCAAAAGGATAGGGAAAATTGGTCATTAGACATAAAGATGTAGATGGATGATTCTGAAGGGTTGACTTTGGGTAGGAAGTTCTGTATGTATGTCTTTTCCCGACAAACTTGGAGGTTTGTTTGTGCAGTTAGATTAAAAAGATGAGGATTCCATTtcattgtgaaaacatgtatatgCTAATCTTTGTTGATCATTGCTCTGGAATCAATTGGTTCTACTTTTTATACAAGATTAAACATCTAAGCCTTAAAAACTGCTGAAGCTTACGTAAAACTTGCCGGTGTACCCTTAGATTATTAAGAAGCAATAGAGAAGGTGGATTAATGAATTTTCATTGATTTGGTGAGGATGAATTTATTTACAGGTAGCAGATAAAGCATACTGTCTGTGACAAATATAGGAAGCGATT
It encodes the following:
- the LOC135652483 gene encoding uncharacterized protein At2g27730, mitochondrial-like, coding for MAARIAARYVARRLSSGGKVLSEEEKAAENVYIKKIEQEKLAKLAHKGPKPGEQTPAKPETPAADVKPGTPPGSSTASVSTDKNRNYAVLAGTVAAVCGLGWYLLSKPKKSEEAID
- the LOC135652788 gene encoding iron-sulfur assembly protein IscA-like 2, mitochondrial isoform X2 yields the protein MSRYALQRMAPLLHGRMQLRWYPRPLSSAAEQPSTDAVHMTDNCIRELHTTGSSNEGKMLRLGVETGGCSGFQYVFCLDDKKNEDDRVFDKDGVKLVVDNVSYDFVKGATVDYVEELIRSAFLVVANPSAVGGCSCKSSFMVK
- the LOC135652788 gene encoding iron-sulfur assembly protein IscA-like 2, mitochondrial isoform X1, producing MSRYALQRMAPLLHGRMQLRWYPRPLSSAAEQPSTDAVHMTDNCIRRLKELHTTGSSNEGKMLRLGVETGGCSGFQYVFCLDDKKNEDDRVFDKDGVKLVVDNVSYDFVKGATVDYVEELIRSAFLVVANPSAVGGCSCKSSFMVK